The window atgaaaaatatataatatttacattaataaattgaaaatgtcttgaatacatataaaaaaaattcctccatctagccatcattTGTCTCTACCTGCAACCTGCAAGACAAGAtaacaaaaagaaattaattacaTTTCTACCTTTTTCCTATGATTTGGATAGATCATATGACTTGGTTCATGTTACATGGTAAAGTAATGAGATTATTTGGAATAACCTTTTGATCTTCACCAATTTGACCAGTGATGTGGGCTTTAACATGATTGAAATATCTTAGTAATATAAGTCTccattttggatctgccttttgATCATCACATCCAATCTCTTCAAGGAATAGCTAGTAAGACGAAAATGAAAATGGAGACTTAAAATCTTTCCTGACAGTTGTAGAGATTCAACCATTTCCATTAGCACATTTTCATAGTTGACATGAAGTTTTAGTAATTCCTAAATACCAAGTGCAACATCCCACATTCAATATATCCTGGGTTCATATCAAGTTAAGATGATCTCAACAACTAAATGAGACAAAACCTCATCTAATTCAGCACTATGCCATAACATCAAAATCTTACCTTTAATGTCCCTTCGCCCCTCATCTCTTTAGGATTGAAGGTAAGGGATAACAAAGTCGCACCAGGTAACTCTCTAGCATCACTATTTTTTCCTGCATGTGGAAAAGATAATAATGTCTTACAAAacaaattaaataaaaagaagaagtcaCTGCCGTATTTTACATCAAAGGATAAAATCAAACAAGAATAGTGAAACAAGGACAATCCCTTTTTCTAAATTAAGTTTCTATGTCCAATATCCATCTCAGGCATTTATGTCATGCACACTTTTAAACAACTTAAAGCAAAGGCtgcctccttcactctcttcaaCCAATGCTAATAAATTGTTAATGTTGAGCTTCTCACGATGCAATGTAACCATTCATAATGTAATGGAATATAATCAGAAAGATAATGTTGTTCTGTTGAAGGCCTCTAGTTCAAGTGTATAGATACAGTGAAGTAATAGAGCAACAAATCAGGGAACAACATCACTTGAGCATAGAATGTAGCAATGTGCAaaactatgtttttttttttttttttttgcactcaatcaaaatttcaaaagcaACCACATTTCAtatccaagaaatttcatgatacaAAATTTCCATAAACATTACTTATACCTGAAGAAAACATGACCTAGGGAAAGACATCCAACAATTTTTCAACCTTGTTCACCATGACTTTGTCCTTCACCAGTCTACGTCAAGTACTGGGACCAAATGAGAAAGGCTTATCAGTATTGGTACCTTAATTATTGCCTTCATGAACAACAGAATGAATAAAACATGTTCTTAGGCAGGTCAGGATGAACAGAATATAGCAATAAAATTAGTAGATATGAGGGCATCCAGCCGATCGAAAACCCAATTCTCAGTGGCACCCAAACAATCCCTAAGCCTTGCATAAAAAACAATTTGCATATTAGGCAGGTCAGGTGTTTGAATTTTAAATACACTACCTTGGTGTCTTTCGAGTAATTGTTAGAAACAAACCAAAAGACTTTTATACCAATAGCATTCTGTAATACattttatatttgatttcaacACCTACATGGTGCATGAATTGTGCAAATCAACAACCATTGTCAGATTTGAAGTGATCGGGATCAAGGGCTCTGAGACCGATGTTGATCCAGATCGCAACACGCTGAGCTTGTTGGCACCTGATATCTCTCTACGCATTGGTTGCATGGTTGTTCATCTAATTGAATCAAGCACAACATTGTGAAATTCCATACTATAGATTTATCCACCAATCTCAAGCACCAGATGTTCAACTGCTATTTCATATCTCCATGATCAATCTTCATTCCCTCTGCTCTAAACCTTTACCATTGCATCATATCAGGTCAGATTAATGCTTCTTAGTACCCTACACCGTTAACGAAATAGTGGGTAAAGTTCAATTTCAAGATAAAAGAACCACAATAAAAGAAGCAAACCATCACACCTAAGTGGCCTTCTCATCTTACCCAATGCCATAAAATCTCTCCATCTTGTTGGATCTTCACTTGTAAATTCCAATGAAAAGATTGTCGTAGATGAGAGTTGCATTAATGGGTATGTTGCAGTCACCTGCATAAAAAATGTTCTTGTGGAGTGCTCTTAGAACAATTATGAGTACAAATGGAGTAAAAATGCCCGTGTGGGATAGAAGTATGAATCTCTTTTCTTATAGAATACTAAAAAACCTGAATGAGTCAGGAACAACTCTAGGTTATTAGAGACCATGAGCAAGAGAATGGTATAAAAAAGAGAACCATGTAGTAATTTGCATGAACCGGATCGGCAGAACCATGTGGTAAGGAAAAAGTGAAGTGCCACACTTACCATGTGAAGTGAAGTAGGAACAAAGGCACTATCTTGTGTAGTTGTAGGCTGAGCATTGGAAGAAGGTGAGACATATTCAACAAGAATAGCTACCTTTTCAGTACCTTCAAGACCAACAGTTTCATCCACTTTCATGAAGAGAGCATTAGTTAGCATTTATCGATgcgaaagaaataaaaaatacactTATAGTATATCTGTCAAACATTCAAAATCACTTCACAAGAGTACTAACCTCAATGCATTCCATAATATCATAGAAAAAGCTGCGTTGACTATCGAGTTCTTTCTTGGAAGTGCCCTTCCCACCAGTTTCAATAGATAAATCCTTCATCTGACTAATGACATCTTCATATGCATTTTCAGAAATAAAGTTTCTACCTGCAGAggttgacatagatccattggcaTCCAAGTTCAAATTGTTTAAATGCTCAAATATAACAGCTATACACCAAAAGATTCCAATGTCATCATGCCAACTTGCATGATGAAAACAGGCCCTTAAGTAAAACCTAaaaatctcatgagaaattggtaaatttaagaaattttggAGAATAAGATTTCTCAATAGCTAGTATGCTTACAACTACATACCTTTGTGGCAGGGGTTTGGGAAAGCATCCTATTAGCATTTCTCTTTGAGTCGGCTCTTTATGGCCTGGCATGGTGGCTTCCCCTCATCATCCGACAAATGGAAATGGCTTATAACATTGCTGGCATCTTTGAGGGGCATATGGTGGGAAAGGAATGAAAGATGCTTCAGGGATAATAGTCATTGCTAGGTTTTTATAGTTAACAGATTGTTCTTCATGATTAGGGAGTGGGGTGACTAAGCTGGGGGTTGAGGTGttgtatttttagtttttcttttctgttGATCTATTTTGTTGTCTGTTTTCTCATTTCGCCCTTTGggcttttaaatatatatatatatatatatatatatatatatagtaaaattCATCCTTCAAAAGAAAACATACACAAGCATTCCCTTCTTAACTAGCACTCTACGTGGTACAAGCTAGGAAATGCATTAATAATTTGAACTGTGGAAAGATTCCAGAAGGAAATCCACTTGATCATGCATACACAAATTTTGGAAATAAGGATAAGTCCCTTTCGGATGTGCTATGTAGGAGGGAATAAAATATgggcttcatttttttatatgtCTGTTCTTAATCTGTTAAAATTCCAATTTAATCATGCTAATGATTATTTGAATTAGTCCCATTAGGTATATTGAGGCAACAAAAAAGGTTCTACTCTCAACAAGTTGGGCTACATTGGTttctttcaaaatgttagcaagtgttataagcctaggaaacaAAGTGGGAGCACGACTCTGAAGCACATTCTCCAGTGAAACTGAGTAGACTCACTTCTGGTGGAGTTCAAACCTAGTTCCTAACATCACAAAGGTCAAGCTAAGGCATAGTTTATGTTCCATGTGAATTAAAACTTCCTGGTTCGAGATTGTTTCTTGTCCATTGAGCTATCAGGTTCTATTTGGAAAGTGTGGAAAACCCAGTCCACATTGAGCAGAATGAAGACCGTCAAACCATTGTAAGTTAAGGTCCCCATAAGAATCTTTGGATAGACAACCAATTATCTTATGCACAGGTCATTTAACGACAATAACACTAAATAAAGGGTCATTTCACATGTTTTCCCTTTTTCATTATTAGAATCTATTTGTTGGCCAATTAAAGGGATATAGTATTTCAATATAGAAGATTTTTTTACATGGGTCATctgtaatgggccccacaaaattagagattttcacaTGTGGACCACATGCAAATACAATTGCAAttagaaaagttttttttatagGTAGAGTTAGTGAGTTGTTTGGGAAAGCAGAGATTTTCACAGATGCATCTGGGCTTGAGGCATCTTCCTTTTGCTTGGAAGAGCAGGAAAATTGCCGCTAAATATTATTAAAGAACACAAAAACTATACATCAATACACAGCTTACCCTAAAGTTTACAATAAACCATGCCAGTCTATTGAAAAAATTAAAGATAAAGGTGCTTGAATGTGCACAGCATATCAAAATTTGAGAAAGGTGTCATGCTACCATGAAAACAATATACATTGTGCATTGACTACCATATAGAAGCAAGTGTTGTTTGTATATCATGATACACCATCTAGCAGATGAAAACACAATATAGAAGCCAACCCATGCCATGAGGCTTACCATCCAATTCAACATGCAGGCTTGTTTTCATGGGTTACACAGCTAATAGCCATCTGATGGTATATGTTCTAGTCAATGCATGTGTTATGGGCTATCTTTTCTAGTAAAGAAGACCCACTCATTACCATGAATGCATAGAAGATGGTATTTAAGTATCATTGCTATGCTCTACAGATATAAGCTTTAATAAACCAGACTAGGACTTGTATGCCTCAAAATCAGACACAAGTTTAGACACATCATTATCACTCTCTCCatcaaaatgaataaatgaaacAAAAGCTTAAATTACAACTGATACAGAGACACAAATGATCCATGAAGAATCTTACATGGAATAACTTCCATAGGAATGGCATCATCAACACAAAAACTAGAAGATTTGATGTTTAGAAGAACACTGCAACTTCggttccaaaaaaataaaaacagacaCTTCCCACATCAATATGGGTACCAGTATCATTGATTCCAAGTAAAAGTAACATTGGTTACCTGGTTTTCAATTGTGAATCTTGTCGAAGACCTTCTATCTTCTCATTTGCATGAAAAGGTCAGATGGTTTTTTGATTCCCATGGCATTGCTACCACTAAATGCAGAGAAACTACCACTCCCTTGTGCTGAAATGTTTAAATTTTCTCATTAGATTATGGTGAACATAACTTTTGAAAATGATgagtagagaaagaagaggaagattaGTATGtttctgacctggaggattctgttagcattgttgacgacacctcgaaccttgtttaaatccaagttgtaatctgtggccactgatgctatttgtctttctgtgaagttggcgacgatttctgcatcaaacccggCAAAAGCAGCCCtgatgataaagaacatttctttccatgaattcattatctctctctctctctctctctctctctctctctctctctcttaattttttaacttttcattacaataataactagCTGAAATCATGGcattttctcaagatagaagtccaatccatcccaacttgtgcacctgttaggacaagcaATTCAAACTCATGAACAAATACCATCCGGACCATACACTAAGAGTAATTTCCAAGAAGTGCATTGATTATTGGAAATGGATTTTACAGCATCCCAATCTATAAGGTGACGTGGACCAAATTCCAAGAAACGGCTGCTACATGAAAGCACTTACCTTCACAAATGTATTCACAGCAAGTATAGCTAGATCAGGTTGGCTTTTAGCATAGTTTATAAGGTATAAATATACAAGCTTCTTCAGCTCCAGATTCTCTATTTGCAGGCAGTTCACAACATCTGTAAATAGCGACAAAACATCCTTCCCAATAGTCATTGCAACAATTACCTTCTTCACAACACTTACCTGCCTCAGCCTCATTATTTCTATGAATAGAATAAGATAAAGATTTTTCACAACTAAATCGGCTTGGAAGATGATACGTGCAGAAACAACGTCCAGACAaatcaaagagaagaaaaagttaaCGGGAGAGGATAGATAATTGGCCTAACCTCTAAAATATCATGTCATATGAAAGTACATAGATCAACTTCACTTACAACCAAAGAGAGGGTGGGCCATGCCGACTATGTCAAGTGACCTGAAAATTAGTCAAGTGACTTGAAAATTAGTCAAGTGACTTGAAGATTAACgttgtatgtaaaataaaatggaagaaaattacacaactcaccttgacaCCCTTTTGCCTCCTCCTTTACCAGGGCTTAGGACTGGTAATGTAAGAAGTTgcattggcagagttaaaaaagggcttaagctccatttggtttgagaaaaaattatattcataaagattgatgtgatgaccaaatggagcctaagacttataTGCAAATTTACTAAAATGTATGATAGGAACTCTATAATTAAGTCTTACTTCCTAACTAATCAATTACAACAAATATTCATCATTTACCTAACTAATAACAGAATGTGTTTAAAATGaagaaataaatttcaaaatttgcaCAAGTAGAATTGAAACAATTAACCTAGTACtatctactacatactattaACATACAAGCAATATTGGAGCACCATACCATAGGCTACAATAATAACATGTCcccctaaaaaataaatcctccaaggtgtgtgtgtgtgtgtgtgtgtgtgtgtgtgtgtgtgtgtgtgtatagatatATATTGTAAgttgtttatttctattttcaatcgcaagtatattcatcatccaaccaactataaataaagcaataaaaatatTATTAAGTAAGATCAATTAACAACTATAAACTGTAATTAGATGTTCAACAACTCAGTTGATCTGTTCATGTAAATGCATCTCTGATGAACTTAGATACAATTATAAACTGTAATTAGAGACACttatctctttccttcttttcataTCATGTTCAAACCATTTTGTCCATTTGTTTCTTATGCTCACATTAGGAcaagagtccaaaaatcaggtagattgaAACTCAGTTAATAATTTgtaaattatgattttttttaattacttgtacAATCACAATGACTTCCACAACACCAACTACACCGGATTGAGAAGATTCCTTCTCTATGTCGAGAACCACAGCCGTCCCAAATCTACAAATGGAAGAAATAAGATCCATAGCAAATGACTAGTAATATGCTTTTTTTCAAgaagatttatttttttcaaatgaaCTAAGTCCTACTTCCTCATGAATGTCATAAAGAAATCAATGTTGTATAGCAAAATTGCTACATGCTTTACATTTTCAAGTCATGATGAGCATTAGTCGAACATATTTCAGCTTGTGACAAAGCCTAACACAACTAGCTATGATAAAGGcttaggcttagatgatgatgatgacttaaaaataaatgaaaataaatcaacaagcagtacattcatcattacatggaTGTAAGTAGCAATTTCTAACACAACAAGGAATACCCATTTCCATAGCTAGTTGGAAAAAAAATGGTCTTTGTTATTTTTATGTGGGGACTGGATGTTAACATCTACATGATGGGATCAAGGGATAATATACCCTTCACTCCCAATGGTTTAATCATTTTTAAACGGGTTCATCCAAACATGACATCAATATCTTATAGAAAAATTAAGCTACTTCCTATTATACAAGCTAAgtccatagttttttttttttcttgagcaTGATATAGAATTTTCCTACACTCAGTACTACATGCAGAAAATGTGCATGCTTTAGTATTCTTTGTGATGCACAACAACCCATACACCAAAAATACCCAAAACAATTAATAGGAAACTTCACATTCATCTGTAAAAATATGAATCTGCACAAGGAAAAcagaacaaaaaggaaaaagaaaatgtgaACTTGTGAAGATGTCAAGACATGATACACAAAGCTCCCAACTCAAGAATACAAACCTGCAGTCAAACAAGGAAAAGCTACATGAAGCACTctaaatagcaaagaaaaagaaatgtattCATGGACTAATAACCAATTAAGTTCCAATGTCCACTGTCATCCCCCCGACCATCTCAAAGAGTTGAACTAGTTCACGAGCAATGGatggaagatttttttttcccctcataaCAATCAGTCTGAATTCACAATATCTTATAGCCTTAAGTTTGAACAAGTGTGGACTATGGCtcagtgatccataccattggtATGATGGTTACCATTGTCAATGGGAGATATCCCAAAGTTTTCCCTAACTAAAAAATCCTCTCTTTTTGAATAGATGAATGGTCCATGTTCAAAATCAATGGGAAAACAAAGATTGGATGGTGAGCATCCTATATGGGAGATTTGGGTCATGGTTTATCACCCGCTTGTCCCAACTCAAGGCTCGAGCTTATTGAGCATATCCTCAACTTAGGAAGCATATAATTCTGTCAGTTTAAttgttcttttttttaaaatcaaaatataggtgacaatatatatatatcttattcaAGTGCTTCATAAGGATATGAAACTTCCATTCATTAGTGTTGCAGCCACAACATGACAATAATAGCAAAATAGACCCAGAATCAATGCACAAATACTGACCTAATAGCTGGCTGaacacaagtgggccccaatgcAACACTCATGGAATAAAGCTTATTCTACCAAGACTTGTACAGGAACAGTTCTTAAGACCATTCATGTGTACAAGATTAAGTTTCACTCATTTACATCAAATTCATAGATCTCAATCTCAGAACACACACGGCTAGTAAAGAATGGGAATGTATTTATGATTGTTCCCttcttagagaaaaagaaaagggcatAAGATGCTACTCAAGAAGCTTTTACACTAATTTCTTTTCCCTCTACTTTCATCCTACAGCTCATCAATTTAAGTCCCACCCAAGTGTCATAAAGACTATACAATAAAACCATTTTAAGGGTTTGAAATAAGATAAAGTTAACAAAAACACAGCATAACTATATCGAACATGACTGGGGTTGAAATGAGACTAACTCTATATAGGCCTGCTAACAAGACTAAGACATCGGGATTCATGGGCATGCTTgttaacatggagtgcatgtagaAAGCTAGGCTATTtgttaggtgggcccactgtgaattccctggcctaaaaatcaagccaaatGCAACATGCACTCATATGATAAAAATCTaggtataaaaaaatatataaaaacataTTTAAATGCGGTGGAGGTCCACTTGTTTAGATTGTGGAGAAGCTAATAGTATCAGACCACTAGACCTGATTTCTTTCAGATCCatggagaaggagaagagaagtTGAGCTTACATGCATAATGATGTTTGCTGTATAATCAGATAGGAATGGAGAAGCattgtgcaatcaaacaaaagtgaTTCATGTAGTTCTCATCCTTAATCATAGGTCCTATAAAAAGATCACttttattgaaaaataataaCCACCCATTCAATGGAGTCAGCTTCTAACAGGTGGGTACTACACACCAATGTGGCACATTGGAGCAAGTCCCAATCTATCCATCACACTCTGAGAAATAGAAGCTTCATTAAAGAAAAATAGAATAGAGAGAaatagtgtaagacccgtatcctagcctgtactgttctgcaggcttccacgatcctcccAGTTGAGTTCCGGTGACCCGCAATGTGTAAACTGCATTTGTACGcaaccctgagtcgtgtcccgtattccagagtcagctcgacccgagacttataccctagcgaccgcgccgtcgccgtggttccaatgccgcgtctcgcgcgccgaggaaatacccaggccaggagatgtgcccacgttcagttcgaggaaaacaccatgcgttta of the Magnolia sinica isolate HGM2019 chromosome 7, MsV1, whole genome shotgun sequence genome contains:
- the LOC131252134 gene encoding beta-adaptin-like protein C, whose product is MRLRQVSVVKKVIVAMTIGKDVLSLFTDVVNCLQIENLELKKLVYLYLINYAKSQPDLAILAVNTFVKVHKLGWIGLLS